The sequence GTTACAGCATGAAGCCAGCATCTCTAattgaacaaaacaaatacacatatacttgtatttttgcaGCACCCCTTCAACGTGCCAAACAACAACAGAGGAATGCTAACCTGTTTTGGGGTATTGGGAGAATTGAGCAAATTGGAAGCGTCTTGATATGTCGTTAATGGTCATTGACTCATTGTTATAAGCACTATACATGTGTggttttcactttttcttcCCAATCTACGCAGCTTCAGGAGACATTCCAGCATGCAGTTGCCATCCATTTGGATCTATTTCCTTCTGAAAACAAGACATAAAACGACAGTTTAACAAATTGGCGTAAGGGAAATCCCTACAATCTTCCAGGTGATCTACTGCCTATCAATCATGATTCTCTGGCAAGCTCAGTTATTCTACCACGTCCAACACAAGACACTTGATAATTACTAAGGAATCAATGCATCAATGACTTCAGCTGATTGCATGCTTTCACCTATCATTTAACCATCATTGATAATAACCAAAGCAGGAAGGGAACTATAAGGAAATCGATATGAGGAAAAACTTGTCAGAGGAAAGATTTCTAAAATTATGACCAGACTTGTTTTTACTTCCATTGTTATTATATATGTCATCCTTATTCAATGCATACCCTGGAAATCATGTGGGAGGCAAGTTTTATTTCTCGCCAACTAAATTTCATAATAATTGATATTAGCATGACATGATGAAGCTGCACTCGGATGGAAAGAATTAAAGTACCTGGAATGCTTTGTCTCTCCAATGAAACACACAACCACGGCCTTCCATGTACCCAAAGATATATTTTGGAAGCAATGGTTTCAAGGATGTGTGAAGCTTGACTTTTGTTAGGCCTCCACATGCCAATAGGGCAGCTGCAAGGCCGTTTGGGGTCAATCCCGTCAAGTGCAAAATAGTCATGTTCTGCAGGCGGTTGGTACTGGCAAGAGATAAGAGCCCAACATCCGTAACTGAACAATATGACAAGTTTATCTGCCACATGAAGAAATGAACCCCTGGTCTTAGTTTGGCATCAACTTTAATGATCCAGACGGAGAGTGGAAAGAGAAATTACCTGTCTGAggttttggcaagattgaccAAGTGCAAGCATTCCATTATCATTGATGTTGACGCACTTTTTTATGTCCAGAACTTCAAGTTGCCTACATGCCCCAGCAATAGCTGAAAGACCCACTGTTGAAACACTAGGACATCCTCTAATTTCAAGTATCTTTAACCTCAAACACTGTGACAATGATATTAATGAAGAATCTGTAATTTTATCATTATAAGCAATGTTAATCATCTCCATGGTAGGACATCCGCAAGCAATTTTTGCAATGCCCACATCAGTTATTCCCAAGCACCtgaagggaaaaaagagaggaaagaaaacCCAATAAGATTGTTATCAGAGGTGAAAGTTATAACAGGTACAATAAGGTTTGATGTAGCATTATTCTTTCAGAGAACTTAGCAGCAGATGCCAAAGTAATTTGGGAGAAACTACTAAACAAATGTAATTTCCACCCAATACTGGTGATATGTAGATCTGCAGCAACTTGCGGAATTGGAGGTGGGAAATAGATATTTGATAATGAGGCCAGCATGAGATCcagtttccttttcttttaagtaTATCATTATACACTATCTTGTCTCAGAAATTATCAATGCAAGGCCATCCTCCACCCCctacctttctttttctacaTACAGGAATGTAATTTCTAGGTTCTTTAAGTGATCATTGAATTCAACAAATGATAGAACACCCCATACATGTGGCAGTCAATTGATTCAGATGTAAAAGAAATGAACAGAATATCTAGAGATCTCTAAAGCGACCAACCTGTACAAATCAAGCTCCTCAAGCTTTGGACAGCCACTTCCAATGTGGGTAAGTCCATCATCAGTAATATTCAAGCAAATCCCCAGTTTTAGACTACAAAGTTTGGAACATCCTGAGATAGACTTTAAGCCTAAACAAATGAAGGAATATCAATTATTAACAGATAGAAGATTAcatgggaaaagaaaagttagGTAAGTTACACACAAAAGAGAGGTTAGATTCAAGGTAAACCTTCATTGTTGATTTCGTTATCTGTGACATCCAATTCCTCCAAGAATTGGCAACGCTGTCCAATCAACAGAAAAGCATCTTCAGAAACCAGGCTACACGATTCCATCCTGAGGGAAGTGAGAAAGGTGCATGATTTTGTTATGCAATCTATAGAGGCAGAAGTTATTTTGCGACAGCAGGTGATGTCTAATTTCTGCAACTCTCTATGGGCTTGCACGAGGAAGGAGACACACTCATCTGTAACTCCCAAGCACTTACTTAAACTCAGCTCTCTCAGTGAGGCACACCAACTTCCAATGGATTTTGTCCCAGAACATGTAACTAAACAGCCATCTAAGCTAATCGATTTCAACCTCGAATAATTCAGTAGGCATTTTCCTAGGTCAGTGGTGACCTAAAACAAGATTAAGAGCATCAGAAAAGAGTGTAAGTATAGAGTTCATTGCTTGGGTTATTACGATACTGGGTTTCAGACTCACCAAAGGACCATATGCTAAGACAAGCTGCTTCAGGTGTTCAGCACCATTTGTCAGAGAAGACAAACCCACATGGCTAACATTCTGACATTTTGACAAATTAAGCATCTGCAGAAGAGGAAATTAGTAAAGACACATACGGTTGAAATGAGCCAGCGTCAGCTAAGATTTCTGAATTAGTGAATAACCAGCGGAGATAATTGGAATGTGGCTCTTATGATTTCTGATAgaattttgataaaatataagaGTTTTATGAAATGGGCATTCACCATCAAGTCTGAGAAAATTGGGCATGGTGGAAAAATATGATTCCCTTTGGTCAAGTAAAACCCTCGTATATTGCTAAAAATAAGTGTCTTAAAGTTATGGGAACTTATGTAAAACATCAGGAAGCAAATGAAATGTACCTTGAGGGACTTGCAACTATGCTTAAGGGTCACAAGGCCTTCATCATCAATTCCAAGGCATCCTTCAAGAATTAAATCTTCAAGATGTTGTAATTGCAGGATATGTGGGAGGCATTTTTCTGTGATCTACAGAGAAAAGCATAGATTTAATTTCACgttgataaaaaaagaaaagtaaaatggAACCGGAAAGAGGTTTGGAACATGTGAAATGCATTTCTACCTAGTTTTATTCATGCTTACATGGGTTAAATATGTCACCCTACAccaacaaatcaaattcaCCAACAAGACAGTGGTCAAGTAATTAGACAGCATAGCCAACAATGTTGACGAAAAGTATCTACAGTTGGTTTTTGTGTTAATGGGTTGGCCTTTCACTGCTAGCAACTTTTTGTTATTAATGATCCAGCAAGAAAATTTTACTCCTTTAAAGAATCATACACTCTCTGGAATATCATTGAAGAAACATATAAAGTTAATCTCAAGGAATGGAAGAAATATGTCATGAGACCTACATAAAAATTGTAATCACATTGTAGGTTGGGATAATGTTTCTTATATTACATAAAGCATCTGAGATGACTTTTCAGGAAACCATATTATGAATCTGATAACGAAAGTGCAAGCTGATACAAGAAAGCAAAACCCTTTACATCCCACCAagctataaataaatatttaaaaaaaacaccataGTGAACAGAACCAATGCACCAAACCAGAAAAACAATAACTTAACATCAACACCTAGAAGAACAGCACAGTTCAGATCACCAAATCCCAAACTTGAGCTTCAACGCCATATCATTTGGGTAGGCATACTGACCAGagttgaaagtgaaaaattgtagcaaaaacaatattaaaatcaaatttaccCAACTGAAGTCTGGTCAATCAGCATTTAACAGACATAAATCCCAAAATGCTTGGAAAATGTAGGAAAGCAcaagactttttttttcttttttttttttgaaccgTTCAATAATAACTAATTTTTAGTCAATCACTAGCTCAATGGAGCTATAAACATCATCAAATGCAAATGAAAATAGCTCCCAGAAAAAtgcagagagagacagagacaaaGAAAAACCTACCCGCAAACAAGAGAGATCCAAACTCCGAAGTTCCTTGCATTTCATAGCGATCAACCCAACACCCAAATCAGTGACACGTAAGCACCACCTCAAGCAAAGCAATCTCAGCTTCTTACACCCAACAGCCACACACCCAATCCCAATATCCGTAATCAATTTACACCTCGCCAAAATCAGCCTCTCCAAGCTCTTAGCCTCTGCGATCGCTTTGGCCGCCGAGTCAGTCAACTCAGTGCCGTTGGACAAGTCAATCTCGACCAGAGAAGAGCAGTTGGTGGCCAATCGCAGCAACCCAATGCTGGTAAAGTCTCTGGAGCGCGAGAGATTGATCGAACGGAGCGTCGATTTCCATGAAACAGAGAGTGAGGTGAGTGATGGGTCGTCGACACTTGGACAGAGAGATAGGTCGAGGTGAGAAATTGAAGGGTAGCGATTGAGGGTTTTACATAGGAGCTCAGAGCGAAGGGGCTTGAGGGATTTGCGGTGAAGACGCTCGATGAAGTAGAAGGACTTGCAGACAAGAGAGAAGGACTTTTTGGCAAATGGGTCGTCGTTTAGATGGTCGAGGATGGTGTGGATGATCTCATTGGTGAAGATATCAAATGGGTTGGCCATGTTGCTGCAGTTGTTGAGCTTCTTCATGGATATGGTGGCTATGGTCTGGTGTCCCAAGTTTAGAAGAGTTTTGAGGTAGAGGTAACTAACTGTATAACAGAAAAACGGTGGATttggagggagagagagagagagagagagagggaagaagaGCTGCCTGCGAAATTACAATAGTAACCTCGTGGCACTATTGAATAATCagtaagttcttttttctctaCAAGAGATAGTGGAAAGGGGGAAATCGAACCTAGGACCTTTGGTACATAggtaaatatttttaactaCTTGGCCTACAATTTCGTTACGAATAATCAGCTTTTAGAAAAACGCATGCATGTTCtaataattttctcttttttgagTGTTTTGAAAGGATTAAGGATATGTTTGGAATTGATCATGGGAGAGGAGGgctaaaatcacttatgaggAGAAGTAAAAATGATTATTAGTATATTTAAAATTACTCacaaacgaaccctaaaagtATTTCTTAATAACCAAAAGCGCTTCTGATATTATATGGcaaaaaaatgattttgagTCACAAAAGCGTTTTAAGGAGAAGTACGTACTAGCAGCTAGTTGGATTTTCAGTAAAATTTTTGACGAACTTCTAATAAAAGCGCTTTTATAAACAGAAGTGCTTTTATATCTATATAACTTATAAGCACCCTCAAACATGTGGAGAGAAAGGAATGGCTGGGGTCATAGTTGGTACTACGATTCTACGAAATATAGACCGTCGGTTGCTAAATAATAGGTGGGGGCAGGGCAGCAGGGCAGAGTtcttttcattcttatttGGGGAAGTAACATatgagggagggagggagggaggacAGGACAGGACAGGGTGAAGTGCACATGGTACTTAACAGGACACATTTCACGCTCCCATGATGTCACATGCAACTGACGCtccagaaagaaaaatgcaagTGGAATTTGTTCATAGCTGTTGAACTGGTTGAGTCTGATGCATGATCTCAGCTTCAAGTGGCTCTGTGTTTCTTATTGAATGGAGAATATCAACACAACCCAATTTTTCGTCTATTTGGGGGATTTTTCCCGGTTAAATCAACGGGTTCACCGTTCTCTATATTTAACGGAATCACCAATCTCTATCAGGATATAGTGATATTTTCTCTACTAGGGTTGTGTTCGCATTAGACGCAAATTTGTACTGAAGATCACCCGGATTTGGGTTCAAGAGTTTGATTGCGTCTCTGctcatttgttatttttcatatgaatCCAAACACATGATAAATTGATTCTGCATTCAGTTTCTTGAGGATCAACAAGAGTACAGTAAGATTATATGCTTTTACTATTACATATCCGCAACACAacgaaagaaacaaaacaacactTGACTACAAAAGATAGGAAGGTGAGTTTATTTCGGTTACTTCTTGGCAAAAGAGATGGCCATGGAGTTTTGAGGTGTGATTCTGAAGCCTTGAAGGGCAGTCATGGCCATTGATGAGTGAATGTCATCTTCAAACTCTACAAAGGCGATGCCTGGCTTTGCTTCAATCAACCGGACTTCCCTAAATCCTGGGTATTGTTTGAACAGCAATTCCAGCATAGCACTAGTGGTTTCATGGGGCAAATTCTCAATGAACAG comes from Prunus dulcis chromosome 6, ALMONDv2, whole genome shotgun sequence and encodes:
- the LOC117632308 gene encoding F-box/LRR-repeat protein 3-like codes for the protein MKKLNNCSNMANPFDIFTNEIIHTILDHLNDDPFAKKSFSLVCKSFYFIERLHRKSLKPLRSELLCKTLNRYPSISHLDLSLCPSVDDPSLTSLSVSWKSTLRSINLSRSRDFTSIGLLRLATNCSSLVEIDLSNGTELTDSAAKAIAEAKSLERLILARCKLITDIGIGCVAVGCKKLRLLCLRWCLRVTDLGVGLIAMKCKELRSLDLSCLRITEKCLPHILQLQHLEDLILEGCLGIDDEGLVTLKHSCKSLKMLNLSKCQNVSHVGLSSLTNGAEHLKQLVLAYGPLVTTDLGKCLLNYSRLKSISLDGCLVTCSGTKSIGSWCASLRELSLSKCLGVTDECVSFLVQAHRELQKLDITCCRKITSASIDCITKSCTFLTSLRMESCSLVSEDAFLLIGQRCQFLEELDVTDNEINNEGLKSISGCSKLCSLKLGICLNITDDGLTHIGSGCPKLEELDLYRCLGITDVGIAKIACGCPTMEMINIAYNDKITDSSLISLSQCLRLKILEIRGCPSVSTVGLSAIAGACRQLEVLDIKKCVNINDNGMLALGQSCQNLRQINLSYCSVTDVGLLSLASTNRLQNMTILHLTGLTPNGLAAALLACGGLTKVKLHTSLKPLLPKYIFGYMEGRGCVFHWRDKAFQKEIDPNGWQLHAGMSPEAA